One Bos indicus isolate NIAB-ARS_2022 breed Sahiwal x Tharparkar chromosome 10, NIAB-ARS_B.indTharparkar_mat_pri_1.0, whole genome shotgun sequence DNA window includes the following coding sequences:
- the PPP1R3E gene encoding protein phosphatase 1 regulatory subunit 3E — translation MSRERHPRTDIPRNLSFIASLTERAYYLSQRPSLGEEPEEEPSEGGTRLGARSRAPGPSRGRRARSAPAGGGGTRALRNHSPDTRKRVRFADALGLELAAVRRFRPGELPRVPRHVQVQLQRDALRHFAPCQPRARGLQEARAALEPASEPGFAARLQAQRICLERVEAGPLGVAGSARVLDLAYEKRVSVRWSADGWRSQREAPAAYAGPAPPPPRADRFSFRLPAPPIGGSLLFALRYRVTGREFWDNNGGRDYALRGPEHPGSGGNAEPQGWIHFI, via the exons ATGTCTCGCGAGCGGCACCCCCGCACCGACATCCCCCGCAACCTGAGCTTCATCGCCTCACTGACAGAGCGCGCCTACTACCTCAGCCAGCGGCCCAGCCTCGGGGAGGAGCCAGAGGAGGAACCGAGCGAGGGAGGGACGCGTCTCGGGGCCCGATCCCGAGCTCCAGGTCCCAGTCGGGGGCGCCGGGCTCGTTCTGCGCCCGCCGGAGGCGGCGGGACCCGGGCGCTCCGCAACCACAGCCCCGATACCCGTAAGAGAGTGCGTTTCGCTGACGCGCTGGGGCTGGAGCTGGCAGCCGTGCGCCGCTTCCGCCCGGGAGAGCTGCCCCGGGTGCCCCGCCACGTGCAGGTCCAACTGCAGAGGGACGCCCTCCGCCACTTCGCGCCGTGCCAACCCCGCGCCCGAGGCCTCCAG GAGGCGCGCGCCGCCCTGGAGCCGGCCAGCGAGCCCGGCTTCGCCGCCCGCCTGCAGGCTCAGCGCATCTGCCTAGAACGCGTCGAGGCGGGCCCGCTGGGCGTGGCCGGGAGCGCGCGCGTGCTGGACCTGGCCTACGAGAAGCGCGTGAGCGTGCGCTGGAGTGCAGACGGCTGGCGGAGCCAACGAGAGGCGCCCGCCGCCTACGCCGGCCCGGCCCCACCCCCGCCGCGCGCCGACCGCTTCTCCTTCCGCCTGCCGGCGCCACCCATTGGAGGGTCCCTGCTCTTCGCCCTACGCTACCGCGTGACTGGCCGCGAGTTCTGGGACAACAACGGCGGCCGTGACTATGCTCTGCGTGGGCCGGAGCACCCGGGCAGTGGCGGAAACGCGGAGCCCCAGGGCTGGATCCACTTTATCTGA